The Notolabrus celidotus isolate fNotCel1 unplaced genomic scaffold, fNotCel1.pri scaffold_241_arrow_ctg1, whole genome shotgun sequence genome includes a region encoding these proteins:
- the LOC117809150 gene encoding uncharacterized protein LOC117809150: MGRPTKVGNEHGQMLMSILTDSEGKGLLPMVAGQMRMYRKSRVDAPCMLYVDRDCCVTNGMCKCQDVWHLMRRFARCVATDSHHLSGLFMARLSFAIFELDWTDVDHLQEDGGGEGHTCEEPRSWHVTAVTAPGEPRRLCVSSRSCWTPSGSHSPFCQGPDGAEPQELRDAVAGAGDVGQRQGGYFLPTSPPGPLSEGLL, translated from the exons ATGGGGAGGCCCACCAAAGTGGGCAACGAGCACGGGCAGATGCTTATGTCCATCCTCACCGACTCGGAGGGTAAGGGGCTCTTGCCCATGGTGGCTGGCCAGATGCGGATGTACAGGAAGTCGAGAGTGGACGCTCCTTGCATGCTCTACGTCGACCGAGACTGCTGCGTCACCAATGGAATGTGCAAG tgcCAGGACGTGTGGCACCTCATGCGACGCTTCGCAAGGTGTGTTGCCACTGACAGCCACCACCTGTCCGGGCTCTTCATGGCACGGCTGAGCTTTGCCATCTTTGAGTTGGACTGGACTGACGTGGACCACCTGCAGGAGgacggaggaggggagggacacACCTGTGAAGAACCCAGGAGCTGGCACGTCACTGCCGTCACCGCACCAGGGGAGCCGAGGAGACTGTGCGTCTCATCAAGGAGCTGCTGGACTCCTTCTGGGTCACATAGTCCGTTTTGCCAAGGCCCTGATGGAGCTGAGCCACAAGAGCTACGTGACGCAGTGGCAGGTGCTGGAGATGTCGGACAGAGACAAGGCGGCTATTTCCTTCCCACCTCGCCACCAGGACCACTTAGTGAAGGGTTGCTATAA